ATGTAAGAACGTACTCCCGGTGCGGGCCGGGGCAGGGCAGGAAAGGAAGAGAGGTTAATTCGGATGGACAAGGAGGGGGGTTGATGGGAATGCGGTGGAAAGCGGCGGTAGGTCTTGTGGCGGCCGTGCTCCTGGTGGTCATGGGAATTGCCGGTTGCGGCGGCGAGGCGGAAGGGGAGAAGGTGGTGGTCAAGATCGGCCTCACCGCTCCCCTGAGCGGTATCGGGGCCGGATACGGCCAGGACATCAAGGCCGGCCTGGACATGGCCATAGCGGAGATCAACGCCAAGGGAGGGATAAAGATCGGGGATACCACTTACGTCTTCGAGCTGGTGTCGGCCGACGACGAGATGGTTCCCGAGAAATCGCTGAGCAACGCCCAGCGCTTCGTGCTCGAGGAAGATATCAAGGTAATATGGGACCCCACCGCCAACACCATCCAGTCCCTCATGGGGATAAACGAGATGGCGGGCGAGGAATTCCTGATCATGGCCTATACTAGCGTGCCCCTCTACGCGCAGAAGCCCAACAAGTACATGGTCACCCTTCCCCCGCCCTTCTCGGTGTATGTGAAGGACTGGATAACCAGGGCCTTGACCAAGGGATGGAAGAAAGTGGGAATGCTCCAGACCACCGGGGCCTATGGTGAGCTGTGGGGCAAGACCTTCAAGGACGCCTGGACCAAGGCGGGCGGAACGGTGGTGGCCGAGGCGCCGGCCAGCTACTACACGGAGACCGACTTCACCCCCTACCTGACCACGGTGCTGGCAGCCAACCCGGACGTCATCTTCTGCGGCGGACCCTCCGAGCCCACGGCCCTGGTCATCGACCAGGCGCGCAGCCTGGGCTTCAAGGGAGGGTTCATCGTCATCGACCAGGCCAAGCTGGACATCAT
The sequence above is a segment of the Actinomycetota bacterium genome. Coding sequences within it:
- a CDS encoding ABC transporter substrate-binding protein; this encodes MGMRWKAAVGLVAAVLLVVMGIAGCGGEAEGEKVVVKIGLTAPLSGIGAGYGQDIKAGLDMAIAEINAKGGIKIGDTTYVFELVSADDEMVPEKSLSNAQRFVLEEDIKVIWDPTANTIQSLMGINEMAGEEFLIMAYTSVPLYAQKPNKYMVTLPPPFSVYVKDWITRALTKGWKKVGMLQTTGAYGELWGKTFKDAWTKAGGTVVAEAPASYYTETDFTPYLTTVLAANPDVIFCGGPSEPTALVIDQARSLGFKGGFIVIDQAKLDIIEETTGMEKLEGCIGVLPVNQSIWPATLEIMEKFEKEYNRRFTWEAAICYTGFHILVKAMEEAGSVDDVAAIRAAFAKGDVSVTSGEELPVEYAGINDQTGALFMPGTSVIVENGEFVAGEPIEWWKQ